The genome window GTAGCTCCAACACGGCCCCTGACTCACCATCAGGAAGCACAGACAGTGACAGCATTGTTGAAGGTAATACCGCTACACACAAAAATCACTATGGGGAACAGAATAATGATTACAGATACAATAAAGAAGACATTGGGACACAGAGTTGGGATCATAAGGATAGTTTAAATCAATCTCACAACCTAAAACAGGATTTCAACAGCAGCAGTACAGATCATTTCACAGGACAGAATGATGAACATACGAGCAATGGATTACCCCACATTACAGATCATAATGATCACCATGCTCAATGTGATTCATTTCAGAATAAGAATCACACAAAACATCTCAGAGATGGCTTAGTGCCAGAGAATGAGGATAGTAGCAATTTTGCAAGAGAATTGGAGTATAAACCTAAAATCAGTTTTGATGATTTTACCTCCAAACGTCAGCGACTGGATTGTTCTGATTGCCTAAATGTTTGGATGGCAACTGCAGCAGAAGAACAGTATATTCGCTCACAAGATACAAGAGATGTAGTTTCACGTCCTGTACAGAACTCAGACACAGGAAGTGACTCTCACTGTGAAGACTTGTGTTCCGAGGGAGAAACAAAAGATGAATACAGTTACTCAAGGTATCCAGCTGGAACAGATAGACAGGACAGCCACTGTAACCTCTATGAACCCAAGGTGGAATGGTACCCAAACTTGCATCAAGCTGAGAGGAGCCGAACAGATGCTGCCTCTAGCCAGCATGAACATGACTCAGACAACGGAGACACACCTATGATGGACAAAAGACACAGTGTTGATGTTTGTCAGCCAGTCTCTACCACTCCAGAATCATGTTTGGATAGTGTCACTGGTGGTCTCTCTGGCATTGAACACCGTGCATCTGAGGAACTCGGAAAGATGTCAGGCACTGAGCTCACAGAGCCACACTTAACTTTTACAATGTCTATGGCCCACAACCACACCACTGACCCTACGCACAGTGTTTTGGGCCCATCATACCGTGGACATCTTCAATATCACTGCATACCACAGGAGGAAGCATACTTATCACACAGATACTCTGGTCGCAAACACTCCCACCCGAGCCACCCTGAGCATTCAGACCAGTCCTGTGATGAGGGGGAGGTTAGTACCTTTGCCAGTCCAGGTTACAGTCCTCTGAGACAGGAGTTTGTTGCAGGGTCGACAGACCAGATTCTACTTCTGGACATTAATGCAAAACCTGCTGAGTTGCTAGTTGCTAATGCAATCCAACAAAAGCAAACATTTGGAAATGAGTTTGGGAACAATGATAGAGAGCAATGGACTGAATCAACATCTGTAGCATGTGTTACAGAATATCAGgttggaaaaacaaatgttgaagaGAGAAAATCTGTTGGTAAAGACCAAAGCAGGCCAGAAGCTGAGGTTATACATAAAGCTGGGGTTGAGAAGGTGGTTTCCAACCCTAAACATGGTCAGAGCCAGACCCCTACCTTGGCAGTCTGTTCACCTACTAGTGTACAAGACTCTATAGAAGCCTCCATGTCATCTACCTTGTCTATCTGCATACCTTCTACCCTGGCAGCCAGCATGGCAACAAATATATCAGTTCACCTGCCAAACCCTGTTCACCACCCTTTCAAGTGCTCTCTCTGCGACCGTTCCTTCAGCCAGCGAGGCTCTCTAAATAGACATGTGCGGAGCCACCTTGGCGTACGACCCTTCCCCTGCCCCCGCTGCCATATGACCTTTTCACGCCAGTACCGTGTAACAGAGCACATGCGTGTTCACCAGCGGTGTGTCCTTGAGAGTGATTTTCAACAGCCCCCTGCTCCTTCAATTTGAA of Etheostoma spectabile isolate EspeVRDwgs_2016 chromosome 1, UIUC_Espe_1.0, whole genome shotgun sequence contains these proteins:
- the LOC116693388 gene encoding uncharacterized protein LOC116693388; translation: MEVAPGVQEANSRAASLLASLNFQRGQAQFCDCVVRQRQNLSKLHPAHRCVLAASSPVLASILSSSGALVELQAPCLSDSVLALLLDYIYTGALPYTRSQHQYYNLLAAASHLQMNELQEALKTWHQTADETNSSAVAKNQPYKDINNTYSKTVNTFSKHLPLSLERNDHQYSPIVDTCDYLDPCRTSSKNGTNHCSRKDVSTMSNASTCRVNTVDCRQVTHLTPEDLIQNIPCIAEGHAVSRVDKEVQKDPLHSAYSDCIKDELEKTHEERRGLTLSCTAEVQEEEMSRAEKKQPLCLTVKSKAEEKETNRKEEDKTQTHLATLLCLSASHLKENVPPSQCSSSSSSSAPHPCCGAVPVIRHSSKAAVLHLAEVSPPHHPVSQASCSSNTAPDSPSGSTDSDSIVEGNTATHKNHYGEQNNDYRYNKEDIGTQSWDHKDSLNQSHNLKQDFNSSSTDHFTGQNDEHTSNGLPHITDHNDHHAQCDSFQNKNHTKHLRDGLVPENEDSSNFARELEYKPKISFDDFTSKRQRLDCSDCLNVWMATAAEEQYIRSQDTRDVVSRPVQNSDTGSDSHCEDLCSEGETKDEYSYSRYPAGTDRQDSHCNLYEPKVEWYPNLHQAERSRTDAASSQHEHDSDNGDTPMMDKRHSVDVCQPVSTTPESCLDSVTGGLSGIEHRASEELGKMSGTELTEPHLTFTMSMAHNHTTDPTHSVLGPSYRGHLQYHCIPQEEAYLSHRYSGRKHSHPSHPEHSDQSCDEGEVSTFASPGYSPLRQEFVAGSTDQILLLDINAKPAELLVANAIQQKQTFGNEFGNNDREQWTESTSVACVTEYQVGKTNVEERKSVGKDQSRPEAEVIHKAGVEKVVSNPKHGQSQTPTLAVCSPTSVQDSIEASMSSTLSICIPSTLAASMATNISVHLPNPVHHPFKCSLCDRSFSQRGSLNRHVRSHLGVRPFPCPRCHMTFSRQYRVTEHMRVHQRCVLESDFQQPPAPSI